A DNA window from Rhodococcus sp. Z13 contains the following coding sequences:
- the tatB gene encoding Sec-independent protein translocase protein TatB: MFGNIGWGEFMVLLVAALVVLGPERLPGAVSWVAKSLRQLREYATGAREQLKSELGPEFDDLRQPLSELNQLRGMTPKAVITKHLLDGDDSIFTGDFDKSSKPGGTGAGMPRPNLSKPLGPDEKPPIDPDAT; encoded by the coding sequence GTGTTCGGCAACATCGGTTGGGGCGAGTTCATGGTTCTGCTCGTGGCTGCCCTCGTGGTTCTGGGTCCCGAGAGGCTGCCCGGCGCCGTCTCGTGGGTGGCGAAGTCGCTGCGGCAGCTTCGCGAGTACGCCACGGGCGCGCGGGAGCAGCTCAAGAGCGAACTCGGCCCGGAGTTCGACGATCTGCGACAGCCGCTGTCCGAACTCAACCAGCTGCGCGGCATGACGCCCAAGGCCGTCATCACCAAGCATCTGCTCGACGGCGACGACTCCATCTTCACCGGCGACTTCGACAAGTCCTCGAAGCCCGGAGGCACGGGAGCGGGCATGCCGCGGCCGAACCTGTCGAAGCCCCTCGGGCCCGACGAGAAGCCCCCGATCGATCCCGACGCGACCTAG
- a CDS encoding zf-HC2 domain-containing protein — MTMVQPPRRFGSTEHLASEAVAAFVDGELRMNAYLRAAQHLSLCPECAAEVEAQQQARHALRAAADHVPTMPSSLLGALSNIPMHLCDPAGSDPTRAPQADDWFGARRWSIRRRR; from the coding sequence ATGACGATGGTGCAACCACCTCGCAGGTTCGGTTCCACGGAACATCTCGCCAGCGAGGCCGTTGCGGCATTCGTCGACGGCGAGCTCCGCATGAACGCCTACCTCCGCGCCGCCCAGCACCTGTCGCTGTGCCCGGAGTGCGCCGCCGAGGTCGAGGCCCAGCAGCAGGCTCGTCACGCCCTGCGCGCGGCCGCCGACCACGTGCCCACCATGCCGAGCTCGCTGCTCGGGGCCCTGAGCAACATCCCCATGCATCTGTGCGATCCGGCCGGTTCCGATCCCACCCGGGCGCCGCAGGCCGACGACTGGTTCGGTGCGCGCCGGTGGTCGATCCGCCGCCGCCGGTGA
- a CDS encoding magnesium transporter MgtE N-terminal domain-containing protein: MAAVSKVFVARLAGLVVLGPDGESVGRVRDVVLTIRIGRQPPRVLGLVVELPTRKRIFVPMLRVTAIEPGAVTLVTGNVSLRRFTQRPSEVLALGQVLDSRVRVDDPELPELIGSDAVVVDLGIELTRTRDWVVARVAVRRQRGRLARRAPIHIVEWAHVHGLTQQALSMPGQGVSQLLLQFEDMRPADVANALRDLPAKRRIEVAGALDDERLADIVQELPADDQTELLAQLGLDRAVDVLEAMDPDDAADLLGGLPATDAESFLQRMDPEDSEPVRRLLEHSPDTAGGLMTPEPVVLTPATTVAEALARARNPDLSPALASMIFVVRPPTATPTGKYLGCVHLQRLLREPPATLVGGVVDDDLPRLAPDDALTTVTRYFATYNLVCGPVVDDEGHLLGAVSVDDLLDHLLPEDWREEDTEDE; encoded by the coding sequence ATGGCAGCAGTGAGCAAGGTGTTCGTCGCGCGGTTGGCCGGTCTCGTCGTACTCGGCCCCGACGGCGAATCGGTCGGTCGCGTCCGCGACGTCGTGCTCACCATCCGGATCGGCCGCCAGCCGCCGCGCGTGCTCGGTCTCGTCGTCGAACTGCCGACGCGCAAGCGGATCTTCGTTCCCATGCTGCGGGTGACCGCGATCGAGCCGGGCGCGGTCACCCTCGTCACCGGCAACGTGAGTCTGCGCCGGTTCACGCAGCGTCCCTCCGAGGTGCTCGCCCTCGGCCAGGTGCTCGACTCGCGGGTGCGGGTCGACGACCCGGAGCTGCCCGAGCTGATCGGCAGCGACGCGGTGGTCGTGGACCTGGGCATCGAGTTGACTCGCACCCGCGACTGGGTGGTCGCGCGGGTCGCGGTGCGCCGCCAGCGCGGGCGGCTGGCCCGGCGCGCCCCCATCCACATCGTGGAGTGGGCGCACGTGCACGGCCTGACCCAGCAGGCCCTGTCGATGCCCGGGCAGGGTGTGTCGCAGCTGCTGCTGCAGTTCGAGGACATGCGCCCGGCGGACGTGGCGAACGCGCTGCGCGACCTGCCGGCGAAACGCCGGATCGAGGTCGCCGGGGCGCTCGACGACGAACGGCTCGCCGACATCGTGCAGGAACTGCCCGCCGACGACCAGACCGAACTGCTCGCCCAGCTGGGTCTCGACCGCGCCGTCGACGTGCTCGAGGCGATGGACCCGGACGACGCCGCCGACCTCCTCGGCGGCCTGCCCGCGACCGACGCCGAGTCGTTCCTGCAGCGGATGGACCCGGAGGACTCCGAGCCGGTGCGTCGCCTGCTCGAGCACTCCCCCGACACCGCCGGTGGTCTGATGACCCCGGAGCCGGTGGTGCTCACCCCGGCGACGACGGTCGCGGAGGCACTCGCGCGGGCCCGCAATCCCGATCTGAGCCCGGCGCTGGCGTCGATGATCTTCGTGGTGCGCCCACCCACCGCGACCCCCACCGGCAAATATCTCGGCTGCGTCCATCTGCAACGATTGCTGCGGGAACCGCCCGCCACCCTGGTCGGCGGAGTCGTCGACGACGACCTGCCCCGCCTGGCACCCGACGACGCCCTGACCACGGTCACCCGCTATTTCGCCACCTACAACCTGGTGTGCGGCCCGGTGGTGGACGACGAGGGGCACCTGCTGGGCGCGGTGAGCGTCGACGACCTGCTCGACCATCTGCTGCCCGAGGACTGGCGTGAGGAGGACACCGAGGATGAGTGA
- a CDS encoding HpcH/HpaI aldolase/citrate lyase family protein: MSFSFRPRRSVLAVPGSSRKMIDKAKGLPADEIFLDLEDAVSPLAKEQARATIVEALNEDGWGDQIKVVRVNDWTTDATYLDVTTVVGGAGANLDAILLPKVPDASHVKALDLLLTQVEKAHGLEVGRIGIEPQIEDALGLTNINEIATASPRVQTLVFGPADFMASINMRTLVVGEQPEGYDVGDAYHHILMTILMAARAHGLQAIDGPYLQIRDVDAFRRSAQRTAALGFDGKWVLHPSQIEAANEVFSPRQQDYDKAELILDAYEWHTSAAGGARGAAMLGDEMIDEASRKMALVIAAKGRAAGLQRTQKFEPPTD, encoded by the coding sequence ATGTCGTTTTCGTTCAGGCCCAGAAGGTCGGTCCTCGCCGTTCCCGGCAGCAGCCGGAAGATGATCGACAAGGCCAAGGGCCTTCCCGCCGACGAGATCTTCCTCGATCTCGAGGACGCCGTGTCGCCGCTCGCGAAGGAGCAGGCCCGCGCCACCATCGTCGAAGCACTCAACGAGGACGGCTGGGGCGACCAGATCAAGGTCGTGCGGGTCAACGACTGGACCACCGACGCCACCTACCTCGACGTGACCACCGTCGTCGGCGGGGCCGGGGCCAACCTGGACGCGATCCTGCTGCCGAAGGTGCCCGACGCCAGTCACGTCAAGGCCCTCGATCTGCTGCTGACGCAGGTCGAGAAGGCCCACGGTCTCGAGGTGGGCCGGATCGGCATCGAACCGCAGATCGAGGACGCCCTCGGCCTGACGAACATCAACGAGATCGCCACCGCCAGCCCGCGTGTGCAGACCCTCGTGTTCGGTCCCGCCGACTTCATGGCGAGCATCAACATGCGCACCCTCGTGGTGGGGGAGCAGCCGGAGGGCTACGACGTCGGCGACGCCTACCACCACATCCTCATGACGATCCTCATGGCGGCGCGTGCTCACGGCCTGCAGGCCATCGACGGTCCCTACCTGCAGATCCGCGACGTCGACGCCTTCCGCCGGTCGGCGCAGCGCACCGCGGCCCTCGGCTTCGACGGCAAGTGGGTGCTGCACCCGAGCCAGATCGAGGCGGCGAACGAGGTCTTCAGCCCGCGGCAGCAGGACTACGACAAGGCCGAACTGATCCTCGACGCCTACGAGTGGCACACCTCCGCAGCGGGCGGCGCCCGCGGTGCCGCGATGCTCGGTGACGAGATGATCGACGAGGCGAGCCGGAAGATGGCGCTCGTCATCGCCGCGAAGGGCCGCGCGGCCGGTCTGCAGCGCACGCAGAAGTTCGAACCGCCGACGGACTGA
- a CDS encoding O-methyltransferase, producing the protein MQTNADRILTHAETVVVEDEQLVAARERAEDLGADPVPPSVGAALAMFARMLDAKTVVEIGTGAGVSGLWLLHGMREDGVLTTIDSEPEHQRAAKIAFREAGIVASRTRLINGRALDVLPRLADAGYDLVFVDATPADHPHFVREGVRLLRPGGVIVLHNALLDGRVADPSARDATVLAVREAARAVSSDERLAPVVLPLGDGLLCAVRLS; encoded by the coding sequence GTGCAGACCAACGCCGATCGCATATTGACCCACGCCGAGACCGTCGTCGTCGAAGACGAGCAGCTCGTCGCTGCGCGTGAACGTGCCGAGGATCTCGGCGCGGACCCCGTTCCCCCGTCCGTCGGTGCCGCCCTGGCGATGTTCGCCCGGATGCTCGACGCGAAGACGGTCGTCGAGATCGGGACCGGCGCGGGTGTGAGCGGGCTGTGGCTGCTGCACGGCATGCGCGAGGACGGGGTCCTCACCACGATCGACAGCGAACCCGAGCACCAGCGTGCGGCGAAGATCGCGTTCCGGGAGGCCGGCATCGTCGCCTCGCGCACCCGGCTCATCAACGGGCGCGCCCTCGACGTGCTGCCGCGGCTCGCCGACGCCGGCTACGACCTGGTCTTCGTCGATGCGACCCCGGCCGACCACCCGCACTTCGTCCGCGAGGGGGTGCGGCTGCTGCGTCCCGGAGGGGTGATCGTGCTGCACAACGCGCTCCTCGACGGGCGCGTCGCCGACCCCTCGGCGCGCGACGCCACCGTCCTCGCGGTGCGCGAGGCGGCGCGGGCCGTCTCGTCGGACGAACGGCTGGCTCCGGTGGTGCTGCCGCTCGGCGACGGCCTGCTGTGCGCGGTGCGCCTCAGCTGA
- a CDS encoding metal-sensitive transcriptional regulator, whose product MNESSHPHGYLSEKKKYLARIKRIEGQVRGIHRMVDEEQYCIDVLTQISALTSALEGLALGLLDDHLRHCVVDAAKSGGEEGERKLAEASAAIARLVRS is encoded by the coding sequence GTGAACGAGTCATCCCATCCGCACGGCTATCTGAGCGAGAAGAAGAAGTACCTCGCCCGGATCAAGCGCATCGAAGGCCAGGTCCGCGGTATCCACCGGATGGTCGACGAGGAGCAGTACTGCATCGACGTCCTCACCCAGATATCCGCGCTGACCAGCGCCCTCGAGGGACTCGCGCTGGGCCTGCTCGACGATCACCTGCGGCACTGCGTCGTCGACGCCGCCAAGTCCGGCGGTGAGGAGGGCGAACGCAAGCTCGCCGAGGCCTCGGCCGCGATCGCCCGCCTCGTGCGCTCGTAG
- a CDS encoding lytic transglycosylase domain-containing protein, with protein MGRHAKPSDSKLRRNSVIAMTGLVPVGLVAAAATTAGASPRALLGVQQHETEPTASSSDTETAVSIPQAVAAAQTIMLEPEPAPVRTFKAASQAAPAPAPEPEVLEEGPLGIPGINYAAYRNAERVLAEENPGCGMHWTLLAGIGRVESGHANGGRADDKGNLLEPVIGLPLDGSLPGQAVITDTDGGVLDGDTVYDRAVGPMQFIPTTWTQYAGDGNGDGVSDPQNLYDSTLTTAKYLCDGGLDMRNLADTTKAIHRYNNSMAYVANVLAWSTAYSTGIDPSPADLPRIH; from the coding sequence GTGGGCCGCCACGCCAAACCATCGGATTCGAAGCTCCGGCGCAATTCCGTGATCGCGATGACGGGTCTGGTACCGGTCGGCCTGGTCGCCGCGGCCGCCACCACGGCCGGCGCCTCCCCGCGCGCACTGCTCGGTGTGCAACAGCACGAGACCGAACCGACGGCGTCGTCCTCCGACACCGAGACTGCCGTGTCGATCCCGCAGGCCGTCGCCGCGGCGCAGACGATCATGCTCGAGCCCGAACCGGCGCCCGTCCGCACCTTCAAGGCGGCCTCCCAGGCGGCTCCCGCCCCGGCCCCCGAGCCCGAGGTCCTCGAGGAGGGCCCGCTCGGCATCCCCGGCATCAACTACGCCGCCTACCGCAACGCCGAACGCGTCCTCGCCGAGGAGAACCCCGGCTGCGGCATGCACTGGACGCTCCTCGCCGGCATCGGTCGCGTCGAGTCCGGGCACGCCAACGGCGGGCGCGCCGACGACAAGGGCAACCTGCTCGAGCCCGTCATCGGCCTGCCGCTGGACGGCAGCCTGCCCGGCCAGGCGGTCATCACCGACACCGACGGCGGCGTACTCGACGGCGACACGGTCTACGACCGCGCGGTCGGCCCGATGCAGTTCATCCCCACCACGTGGACGCAGTACGCCGGCGACGGCAACGGCGACGGTGTCTCCGACCCGCAGAACCTCTACGACTCGACGCTGACCACCGCCAAGTACCTGTGCGACGGCGGGCTGGACATGCGCAATCTCGCCGACACCACCAAGGCGATCCACCGCTACAACAACTCGATGGCGTACGTCGCCAACGTGCTCGCGTGGTCCACGGCCTACTCCACCGGCATCGACCCGAGCCCCGCCGACCTGCCCCGCATCCACTGA
- a CDS encoding Mrp/NBP35 family ATP-binding protein, translating to MAVSESDIRSALARVQDPEIRKPITDLGMVKSIEIGADDSVDIAVYLTTAGCPMRTEISDRVTKAVADVAGVGEIRVTLDVMSDEQRTELRKKLRGDSTEPVIPFAQPGSLTRVYAVASGKGGVGKSSVTVNLAAAMAARGLSVGVLDADIYGHSIPRMLGTSAKPTQVERMIMPPIAHDVKMISIAQFTEGNTPVVWRGPMLHRALQQFLADVFWGDLDVLLLDLPPGTGDVAISVAQLIPNAEILVVTTPQQAAAEVAERAGSIALQTRQRIAGVVENMSWLELPDGTRMDVFGSGGGQAVAERLTRAVGATVPLLGQIPLDPAIREAGDAGTPIVLSAPDSAPGTALREIADKLAVRKRGLAGMSLSIDTTRHL from the coding sequence ATGGCAGTCAGTGAGTCCGACATCCGCAGTGCGCTCGCACGGGTACAGGACCCGGAGATCCGCAAGCCCATCACCGATCTCGGCATGGTCAAGAGCATCGAGATCGGTGCCGACGACAGCGTCGACATCGCGGTCTACCTGACCACCGCGGGGTGCCCGATGCGCACCGAGATCTCGGACCGTGTCACCAAGGCCGTCGCCGACGTCGCCGGGGTCGGCGAGATCCGCGTGACGCTCGACGTGATGAGCGACGAGCAGCGCACCGAACTGCGCAAGAAGCTGCGCGGCGACTCCACCGAACCGGTCATCCCGTTCGCGCAGCCGGGCTCGCTCACCCGCGTATACGCGGTCGCGTCCGGCAAGGGCGGCGTCGGCAAGTCGTCGGTGACGGTCAACCTCGCCGCGGCGATGGCCGCGCGCGGCCTGTCCGTCGGTGTGCTCGACGCCGACATCTACGGTCACTCCATCCCCCGCATGCTCGGTACCTCCGCCAAGCCCACACAGGTGGAGCGGATGATCATGCCGCCGATCGCGCACGACGTGAAGATGATCTCCATCGCGCAGTTCACCGAGGGCAACACCCCGGTGGTGTGGCGCGGCCCGATGCTGCACCGCGCGCTGCAGCAGTTCCTCGCCGACGTGTTCTGGGGCGATCTCGACGTCCTGCTGCTCGACCTGCCGCCCGGCACCGGCGACGTCGCCATCTCCGTCGCGCAGCTGATCCCGAACGCCGAGATCCTCGTGGTGACCACCCCGCAGCAGGCCGCCGCGGAGGTCGCCGAACGCGCCGGTTCGATCGCTTTGCAGACCCGTCAGCGCATCGCCGGTGTCGTGGAGAACATGTCCTGGCTCGAGCTGCCCGACGGCACCCGCATGGACGTCTTCGGCTCCGGGGGCGGCCAGGCCGTCGCCGAGCGCCTCACCCGCGCCGTGGGCGCCACGGTGCCGCTGCTCGGCCAGATCCCGCTCGATCCCGCGATCCGCGAGGCCGGGGACGCCGGCACCCCGATCGTGCTCTCCGCGCCCGACTCGGCCCCGGGGACGGCGCTCCGGGAGATCGCCGACAAGCTGGCCGTCCGCAAGCGTGGCCTGGCGGGCATGTCGCTGAGCATCGACACCACCCGGCACCTGTGA
- the sigE gene encoding RNA polymerase sigma factor SigE, with protein MTRTVPEYDAPALDDALEADLSGTAAFDATGDRAAMPSWDELVREHGDRVYRLAYRLSGNAQDAEDLTQDTFIRVFRSLQNYQPGTFEGWLHRITTNLFLDMVRRRNRIRMEALPEDYDRVPAPGPNPEEIYHDARLGADLQSALDSLAPDYRAAVVLCDIEGLSYEEIGATLGVKLGTVRSRIHRGRQALREYLREHGKVENGRVDAG; from the coding sequence ATGACCCGAACCGTTCCCGAGTACGACGCCCCGGCGCTCGACGACGCCCTCGAGGCGGACCTGAGCGGCACCGCGGCGTTCGATGCCACCGGGGACCGTGCGGCCATGCCGTCCTGGGACGAACTCGTCCGAGAGCACGGCGACCGCGTCTACCGCCTGGCCTACCGGCTGTCCGGAAACGCCCAGGATGCCGAGGACCTGACCCAGGACACCTTCATCCGCGTGTTCCGGTCCCTGCAGAACTACCAGCCCGGCACGTTCGAGGGCTGGCTCCACCGCATCACCACGAACCTGTTCCTCGACATGGTCCGCCGCCGGAACCGCATCCGGATGGAAGCCCTGCCGGAGGACTACGATCGGGTACCGGCCCCCGGGCCGAACCCCGAGGAGATCTACCACGACGCACGTCTCGGCGCCGATCTGCAGTCCGCACTGGACTCGTTGGCCCCCGACTACCGCGCCGCGGTGGTGCTCTGTGACATCGAAGGTCTGTCCTACGAGGAGATCGGTGCCACACTGGGGGTGAAACTCGGTACGGTGCGTAGTCGCATCCACCGAGGCCGCCAGGCACTCCGCGAGTACCTGCGCGAGCACGGGAAGGTCGAAAACGGTCGCGTCGATGCGGGGTAG
- a CDS encoding general stress protein, translating into MTNPLGPGRQLPGLPTPPSGWPVGSYPTYAEAQRAVDHLADQNFSVEDVTIVGVDLMQVERVTGRLTWPKVIGGGIVSGAWLGLFFGLLLGIFSTDFLGPLLVGLVGGIVFGLISTAIPYAATRGQRDFSSTMQLVAGRYDVLCKPATAERARDILAKLAL; encoded by the coding sequence ATGACGAATCCCCTCGGACCCGGTCGTCAGCTGCCCGGTCTGCCGACCCCACCCTCGGGCTGGCCGGTCGGTTCCTACCCGACCTACGCCGAGGCGCAGCGTGCCGTCGACCACCTGGCCGACCAGAACTTCTCCGTCGAGGACGTGACGATCGTCGGCGTCGACCTCATGCAGGTCGAGCGGGTCACCGGACGGCTCACCTGGCCCAAGGTGATCGGCGGCGGCATCGTCTCGGGTGCCTGGCTCGGCCTGTTCTTCGGCCTGCTGCTCGGCATCTTCTCCACCGACTTCCTCGGCCCGCTGCTCGTCGGGCTCGTCGGCGGCATCGTCTTCGGTCTCATCTCGACCGCCATCCCGTACGCGGCGACCCGCGGCCAGCGCGACTTCTCGTCCACCATGCAGCTCGTCGCCGGGCGCTACGACGTGCTGTGCAAGCCGGCCACCGCGGAGCGGGCCCGCGACATCCTCGCCAAGCTCGCCCTCTGA
- a CDS encoding trypsin-like peptidase domain-containing protein, producing the protein MTAESAQDTGRRTTDDPRDGEELPHASEGRPGTSTPAGRPQAPATDADLIPDGAIPRPADAPRLEPRPVYRPAIDPASAQVFGRPEGAEGSFGPAEGPRLPDPALRQVPPPDAILAEAYGRPADTAETLQRPPAEPAPEPDDDVDADPWRDPDAPVRLGPPLPGETQDGPLPPAPRLTLREVLFDRRVEPRALATLAAVAVVIGMVGGLVVALATSDTGSLTSRGVTLSQSSGDDELPSGAVARVADAVLPAVVSIQVAVGNDAGTGSGVVIDGAGYIVTNNHVISMAADNPDAKVQVTFDDGTKVPASIVGRDIKTDLAVLAVEDVDGLVVAELGKSDDVQVGEDVVAVGSPLGLSKTVTRGIVSALHRPMRLSGQGTDTDAVIDAVQTDASINPGNSGGPLIDMEGRVIGINSAIKSETGGSVGLGFAIPIDDVTAVAQELIRTGEMHHPDIGVNARSVVNDVASGAEIANVRQDSPAQRAGIVEGDVIVKVGDREVTSADELVVAVQQQKIGEPVTVQLVRNGRLVDVQVTPASD; encoded by the coding sequence GTGACGGCGGAATCTGCGCAGGACACCGGACGACGGACCACCGACGACCCTCGTGACGGCGAGGAGCTTCCGCACGCCTCCGAGGGCCGCCCCGGCACCTCCACACCCGCGGGCCGCCCGCAGGCGCCCGCGACGGACGCCGATCTGATCCCCGACGGCGCGATCCCCCGTCCCGCGGATGCGCCCCGCCTCGAACCGCGGCCGGTCTACCGGCCGGCGATCGACCCGGCCTCGGCGCAGGTCTTCGGCCGCCCCGAGGGCGCCGAGGGTTCCTTCGGTCCCGCGGAGGGCCCCCGGCTCCCGGACCCCGCCCTCCGTCAGGTCCCGCCCCCGGACGCGATCCTCGCCGAGGCCTACGGCCGTCCGGCCGACACCGCCGAGACGCTGCAGCGCCCGCCCGCGGAACCGGCCCCCGAACCGGACGACGACGTCGACGCCGATCCGTGGCGCGATCCCGACGCTCCCGTGCGCCTCGGCCCGCCCCTGCCCGGTGAGACGCAGGACGGCCCGCTGCCGCCCGCACCCCGCCTCACCCTGCGCGAGGTGCTGTTCGACCGCCGCGTCGAACCCCGCGCCCTGGCCACCCTCGCCGCCGTCGCCGTCGTGATCGGCATGGTCGGTGGGCTCGTCGTGGCGCTGGCGACCTCCGACACCGGATCTCTCACCAGCCGCGGAGTGACCCTGTCGCAGTCCTCCGGCGACGACGAACTGCCCAGCGGCGCGGTCGCGCGGGTTGCCGACGCGGTGCTGCCCGCCGTGGTGTCGATCCAGGTGGCCGTCGGAAACGACGCCGGCACCGGCTCGGGGGTCGTCATCGACGGCGCCGGCTACATCGTCACCAACAACCACGTGATCTCCATGGCCGCCGACAACCCCGACGCCAAGGTGCAGGTCACCTTCGACGACGGCACCAAGGTCCCGGCGTCCATCGTCGGCCGCGACATCAAGACCGACCTCGCCGTGCTCGCCGTCGAGGATGTGGACGGGCTCGTCGTCGCCGAACTCGGGAAGTCCGACGACGTGCAGGTCGGGGAGGACGTCGTCGCCGTCGGGTCGCCGCTCGGACTGAGCAAGACCGTCACCCGCGGCATCGTCAGCGCCCTGCACCGGCCCATGCGGCTCAGCGGTCAGGGCACCGACACCGACGCCGTGATCGACGCCGTGCAGACCGACGCCTCGATCAACCCCGGCAACTCCGGCGGACCCCTAATCGACATGGAGGGCCGCGTCATCGGCATCAACTCGGCGATCAAGTCCGAGACCGGCGGGTCGGTGGGCCTCGGCTTCGCCATCCCCATCGACGACGTCACCGCCGTCGCGCAGGAGCTGATCCGCACCGGCGAGATGCACCACCCCGACATCGGCGTCAACGCCCGCTCGGTGGTCAACGACGTCGCCAGCGGCGCGGAGATCGCCAACGTGCGGCAGGACAGCCCCGCCCAGCGCGCGGGGATCGTCGAGGGCGACGTGATCGTCAAGGTCGGTGACCGGGAGGTCACCAGCGCCGACGAACTCGTCGTCGCGGTCCAGCAGCAGAAGATCGGCGAGCCGGTCACCGTCCAGCTGGTGCGCAACGGCCGCCTCGTCGACGTCCAGGTCACCCCGGCGTCCGACTGA
- the glgC gene encoding glucose-1-phosphate adenylyltransferase: protein MRSQPHVLGIVLAGGEGKRLYPLTADRAKPAVPFGGAYRLIDFVLSNLVNAGYLRICVLTQYKSHSLDRHISQTWRLSGFTGEYITPVPAQQRLGPRWYTGSADAILQSLNLVYDEDPDYIVVFGADHVYRMDPEQMVRQHIESGAGVTVAGIRVPRSEAFAFGCIDSDETGKITQFLEKPAHPPGTPDDPNVTFASMGNYVFTTKVLVEALRADSENPDSDHDMGGDIIPALVEQGVAHVYDFNDNVVPGATERDRGYWRDVGTLDAFYDAHMDLVSVHPIFNLYNRRWPIRGAAENLPPAKFVQGGLAQESIVGAGSILSAATVRNSVLSSNVMVDDGATVEGSVLMPGVRIGKGAVVRRAILDKNVVVGDGEIIGVDLERDRQRFAVSNGGVVAIGKGVWI from the coding sequence GTGAGGAGCCAGCCACATGTGCTTGGAATCGTGCTCGCCGGCGGCGAGGGTAAACGCCTGTATCCGCTGACGGCGGACCGAGCCAAGCCGGCAGTACCGTTCGGGGGTGCCTACCGCCTGATCGACTTCGTTCTGAGCAATCTCGTCAACGCCGGGTACCTGCGCATCTGCGTACTCACCCAGTACAAGTCGCACTCGCTCGACCGGCACATCTCCCAGACCTGGCGACTGTCCGGTTTCACCGGCGAGTACATCACCCCGGTTCCCGCGCAGCAGCGCCTCGGTCCCCGCTGGTACACCGGCAGCGCCGACGCGATCCTGCAGTCGCTCAACCTGGTCTACGACGAGGACCCCGACTACATCGTCGTGTTCGGCGCCGACCACGTCTACCGGATGGACCCGGAGCAGATGGTGCGCCAGCACATCGAGTCCGGGGCGGGCGTGACCGTGGCCGGCATCCGGGTGCCGCGCAGCGAGGCGTTCGCCTTCGGCTGCATCGACAGCGACGAGACCGGGAAGATCACTCAGTTCCTGGAGAAGCCCGCGCATCCGCCCGGCACCCCCGACGACCCCAACGTGACGTTCGCGTCCATGGGCAACTACGTGTTCACGACCAAGGTGCTGGTCGAGGCGCTGCGGGCCGACTCCGAGAATCCCGACTCCGACCACGACATGGGCGGCGACATCATCCCCGCCCTCGTCGAGCAGGGCGTCGCGCACGTCTACGACTTCAACGACAACGTCGTCCCGGGCGCCACCGAACGCGACCGGGGCTACTGGCGCGATGTGGGGACCCTCGACGCCTTCTACGACGCGCACATGGACCTGGTGTCGGTCCACCCGATCTTCAACCTCTACAACCGGCGCTGGCCCATCCGCGGCGCCGCCGAGAACCTCCCGCCCGCCAAGTTCGTGCAGGGCGGCCTGGCGCAGGAATCCATCGTCGGCGCCGGCAGCATCCTGTCGGCCGCGACCGTCCGCAACTCGGTGCTCAGCTCCAACGTCATGGTCGACGACGGCGCGACCGTCGAGGGCAGCGTCCTCATGCCGGGGGTGCGGATCGGCAAGGGTGCGGTCGTCCGCCGCGCCATCCTCGACAAGAACGTCGTGGTGGGCGACGGTGAGATCATCGGCGTGGACCTCGAACGGGACCGTCAGCGCTTCGCCGTCAGCAACGGCGGTGTCGTCGCCATCGGCAAGGGCGTGTGGATCTGA
- a CDS encoding DUF1003 domain-containing protein, with protein MSDRSTQGRSRLETPRTSRFRFNFDAEAVGRVSESIARFLGTGRYLAIQTIVVVVWIALNITAVGLQWDPYPFILLNLAFSTQAAYAAPLILLAQNRQENRDRVSLEEDRARAEQTKADTEFLARELAALRLAVGEVATRDYLRRELDDLRALLVDDENEDEPGSRSRAPRR; from the coding sequence ATGAGTGACCGCAGCACCCAGGGCCGCTCCCGCCTCGAGACGCCCCGGACCTCCCGATTCCGCTTCAACTTCGACGCCGAGGCGGTCGGCCGGGTCAGCGAGTCCATCGCCCGCTTCCTCGGGACCGGCCGTTACCTCGCGATCCAGACGATCGTGGTGGTGGTGTGGATCGCCCTGAACATCACCGCGGTGGGCCTGCAGTGGGATCCCTATCCCTTCATCCTCCTCAACCTGGCCTTCTCGACGCAGGCGGCCTATGCGGCACCACTGATCCTGCTGGCGCAGAACCGGCAGGAGAACCGCGACCGCGTGTCGCTCGAGGAGGACCGCGCCCGCGCCGAGCAGACCAAGGCGGACACCGAGTTCCTCGCCCGGGAGCTCGCCGCCCTGCGTCTGGCCGTCGGTGAGGTCGCGACCCGCGACTACCTGCGGCGCGAACTCGACGACCTGCGGGCGCTGCTCGTCGACGACGAGAACGAGGACGAGCCGGGCTCCCGGTCGCGCGCTCCCCGGCGCTGA